In Passer domesticus isolate bPasDom1 chromosome 12, bPasDom1.hap1, whole genome shotgun sequence, the following proteins share a genomic window:
- the SALL1 gene encoding sal-like protein 1 isoform X1 — translation MSRRKQAKPQHFQSDPDLALLSQRNGDTEKGQANRTTKNKDAHVCGRCCAEFFELSDLLQHKKNCTKNQLVLIVNENPASPSETFPPSSPSDNPDEQMNDTVNNTDQVDCSDLSEHNKLDREESMDVEASSINNSSSSSKSVNNSITSSNSSTMGTSAVTTSLPHIGDLTTLGNFSVINSNVIIENLQSTKVAVAQFSQEARCNGASSTKLAVPALMEQLLALQQQQIHQLQLIEQIRHQILLLATQNTDMPTSSSPSQGTLRTSANPLSTLSSHLSQQLAAAAGLAQSLASQSASISGVKQLPPIQLPQSNPGNTLIPSNSGSSPNINILAAAVTTPSSEKVASTLGGSQLTNPPVSASSSPAFAISSLLSPASNPLLPQPTPSNSVFSSPLSNIGTPAEDLNSLTALAQQRKSKPPNVTAFEAKSNSDEAFFKHKCRFCAKVFGSDSALQIHLRSHTGERPFKCNICGNRFSTKGNLKVHFQRHKEKYPHIQMNPYPVPEHLDNIPTSTGIPYGMSIPPEKPVTSWLDSKPVLSTLTTSVGLPLPPTIPSLTPFIKTEEPQPIPISHPSASPPCSVKSDSGAADPTSKISNGLSDEVEAGALPTSNGKTEETPQNSSTITNMSSSVSSPATDSGSSGVATFTNPLMPLMSEQFKAKFPFGGLLDSTPASETSKLQQLVENIDKKATDPNECIICHRVLSCQSALKMHYRTHTGERPFKCKICGRAFTTKGNLKTHYSVHRAMPPLRVQHSCPICQKKFTNAVVLQQHIRMHMGGQIPNTPVTENYPESMESDTGSFDDKNFDDIDNFSDENMEDCPDSSVPDTPKSVDASQDSLSSSPLPLEMSSIAALENQMKMINAGLAEQLQASLKSVENGSVEGDVLTNDSSSVGGDMESQSAGSPAVSESTSSMQALSPSNSTNDYHKSPSIEEKPLRALPSEFANGLSPTPANSGALDLTSSNTDKMIKEESLSMLFPFRDRGKFKNTACDICGKTFACQSALDIHYRSHTKERPFICTVCNRGFSTKGNLKQHMLTHQMRDLPSQLFEPNSSIGPNQNSSVMPANTLSSLIKTEVNGFVHGSPQDSKEAASGLVASGPLSSATSPVLLPALPRRTPKQHYCNTCGKTFSSSSALQIHERTHTGEKPFACTICGRAFTTKGNLKVHMGTHMWNSTPARRGRRLSVDGPMTFLGGNPVKFPEMFQKDLAARSGNGDPSSFWNQYAAALSNGLAMKTNEISVIQNGGIPPAPGGLGNGGSSPISGLTGSLEKLQNSEPNAPLAGLEKMASNENGTNFRFTRFVEDNKEIVTN, via the exons ATGTCGCGGAGGAAGCAGGCGAAGCCTCAGCATTTCCAATCCGATCCCGATCTGGCCTTGTTATCCCAGCGAAATG GAGACACAGAAAAGGGTCAAGCAAATCGAACCACTAAGAACAAGGACGCCCATGTCTGTGGCAGGTGCTGTGCTGAGTTCTTTGAATTATCAGATCTCCTGCAACACAAGAAGAATTGTACTAAAAATCAATTAGTTTTAATTGTGAATGAAAATCCAGCTTCTCCTTCTGAAACCTTCCCTCCTAGTTCCCCTTCTGATAATCCTGATGAACAGATGAATGACACAGTTAATAACACAGATCAAGTAGACTGCAGTGACCTTTCAGAGCATAACAAACTTGACAGGGAAGAATCCATGGATGTGGAGGCTTCCAGCATTAACAATAGCAGTAGCAGTTCCAAGAGTGTCAACAATAGTATTACAAGCAGTAACAGCTCCACAATGGGTACCTCAGCTGTAACAACCTCTCTACCTCACATAGGGGATCTGACAACACTAGGCAACTTTTCAGTGATAAATAGTAATGTAATAATTGAAAACCTGCAGAGTACTAAAGTGGCAGTAGCACAGTTCTCACAGGAGGCAAGATGTAACGGGGCATCGAGCACTAAActtgctgtccctgccctgatGGAGCAACTGTTGgcattgcagcagcagcagatccaTCAGTTGCAACTGATTGAACAAATTCGTCACCAAATATTATTGTTGGCTACCCAAAATACAGACATGCCAACATCTTCTAGCCCTTCTCAAGGTACTTTACGAACATCTGCCAACCCCTTGTCCACATTAAGTTCCCATTTATCCCagcagctggctgcagcagctggattAGCACAAAGCCTTGCTAGTCAATCTGCCAGCATCAGTGGTGTGAAACAGCTACCCCCTATACAGCTACCTCAGAGCAACCCTGGCAACACTCTAATTCCATCCAATAGTGGCTCTTCTCCAAATATTAACATATTGGCAGCAGCAGTTACAACACCGTCCTCAGAAAAAGTGGCTTCAACTCTTGGTGGCTCACAGCTCACCAACCCACCAGTATCAGCATCATCTTCACCAGCTTTTGCAATAAGCAGTTTATTAAGTCCTGCATCTAATCCACTTCTACCTCAGCCCACCCCTAGTAACTCTGTTTTCTCCAGTCCCTTGTCCAATATTGGAACACCTGCAGAGGATTTAAACTCCTTGACTGCCTTGgcacagcaaagaaaaagcaagcCACCAAATGTAACTGCATTTGAAGCAAAAAGTAATTCAGATGAGGCATTCTTTAAGCATAAATGCAGGTTCTGTGCTAAAGTGTTTGGGAGTGACAGTGCCTTGCAGATTCATTTGCGTTCTCACACTGGCGAGAGGCCATTTAAATGCAACATATGTGGAAACAGGTTCTCCACAAAGGGAAACTTAAAAGTCCACTTTCAGCGTCACAAAGAAAAATACCCCCATATTCAAATGAATCCGTACCCGGTGCCAGAGCATTTGGACAATATTCCTACAAGCACGGGTATTCCTTATGGGATGTCTATACCGCCAGAGAAACCTGTCACGAGCTGGCTGGACAGCAAGCCAGTCCTCTCCACCCTAACAACTTCTGTTGGCCTACCACTCCCACCAACAATTCCAAGCTTGACCCCATTCATCAAAACTGAGGAGCCTCAGCCGATTCCCATTAGCCATCCTTCTGCtagccctccctgctctgtcaaGAGTGACTCGGGAGCAGCTGATCCCACATCAAAAATTTCCAATGGACTTTCTGATGAGGTAGAGGCTGGTGCGTTGCCTACCTCAAATGGCAAAACGGAAGAAACCCCTCAAAATTCAAGCACCATCACTAACATGAGCAGCTCTGTGAGCTCCCCGGCAACAGACTCGGGCTCCAGCGGTGTCGCCACTTTTACAAATCCACTGATGCCTCTTATGTCAGAGCAATTTAAGGCAAAGTTTCCATTTGGAGGACTATTGGATTCAACGCCAGCATCTGAAACATCAAAATTGCAGCAACTTGTAGAAAACATTGACAAAAAGGCAACTGATCCTAATGAGTGCATCATTTGCCATAGAGTTCTCAGTTGCCAGAGCGCACTGAAAATGCATTATCGCACCCATACTGGAGAGAGGCCGTTCAAATGTAAAATCTGTGGTCGTGCTTTCACTACTAAGGGCAACTTAAAGACTCACTACAGTGTCCATCGTGCCATGCCCCCACTGAGAGTGCAACATTCCTGCCCAATCTGCCAGAAAAAATTCACCAATGCCGTTGTGCTACAGCAGCATATCCGAATGCACATGGGAGGGCAGATCCCCAACACCCCGGTGACAGAAAACTATCCTGAGTCAATGGAATCAGATACAGGATCTTTTGATGATAAGAATTTTGATGATATAGACAACTTCTCAGATGAGAATATGGAAGACTGTCCTGACAGCAGCGTGCCAGATACACCTAAATCTGTAGATGCATCACAAGACAGCTTGtcttcttcccctctgccccTGGAAATGTCAAGTATTGCTGCTCTGGAAAATCAGATGAAGATGATCAATGCCGGCCTTGCTGAACAACTTCAGGCAAGCCTGAAGTCAGTAGAAAATGGGTCAGTGGAAGGGGACGTTTTAACTAACGATTCGTCGTCTGTCGGTGGCGATATGGAAAGCCAAAGTGCTGGAAGCCCTGCGGTCTCAGAGTCTACCTCTTCcatgcaggccttgtccccatcCAACAGCACTAATGATTACCACAAGTCACCAAGTATTGAAGAGAAACCATTAAGAGCTTTACCAAGTGAGTTTGCCAACGGTTTGTCTCCAACCCCTGCTAACAGTGGTGCTTTGGACTTGACGTCTAGTAACACTGATAAAATGATTAAAGAAGAGTCCCTGAGTATGCTCTTTCCTTTCAGAGATAGAGGTAAATTTAAAAACACTGCATGTGACATTTGTGGCAAAACATTTGCTTGTCAGAGTGCCTTGGACATTCATTACAGAAGTCATaccaaagagagaccatttatTTGCACAGTTTGCAATCGTGGCTTTTCCACAAAGGGTAATTTGAAGCAGCATATGTTGACACATCAAATGCGAGATCTGCCATCACAGCTTTTTGAGCCCAACTCCAGCATCGGCCCCAATCAGAACTCTTCGGTGATGCCCGCTAACACTCTGTCATCGCTCATAAAGACCGAGGTCAATGGCTTTGTGCATGGCTCTCCTCAGGACAGCAAAGAAGCAGCCTCTGGTCTAGTTGCTTCGGGGCCACTGTCCTCTGCCACgtcccctgtgctgctccctgctctccccagaAGAACTCCAAAACAGCACTACTGCAACACGTGTGGGAAAACGTTTTCTTCTTCCAGTGCTCTGCAGATCCACGAAAGGACGCACACTGGTGAGAAACCTTTTGCCTGCACTATATGTGGAAGAGCATTCACAACAAAAGGCAATCTGAAG GTTCACATGGGCACTCATATGTGGAACAGTACTCCTGCAAGACGAGGCAGACGACTTTCTGTAGATGGCCCCATGACATTCCTAGGAGGCAATCCTGTAAAGTTCCCAGAAATGTTTCAGAAGGATTTGGCTGCGCGGTCAGGGAATGGAGACCCCTCCAGCTTCTGGAACCAGTATGCAGCTGCACTCTCCAATGGCTTGGCCATGAAGACCAACGAGATCTCGGTCATCCAGAATGGGGGCATCCCTCCAGCACCAGGGGGCCTGGGCAACGGTGGCAGCTCTCCCATCAGTGGCTTGACAGGAAGCCTGGAGAAGCTCCAGAATTCAGAACCCAACGCACCTCTAGCTGGTCTGGAGAAAATGGCAAGCAATGAAAATGGGACTAACTTCCGTTTCACGCGTTTCGTGGAGGACAACAAAGAAATTGTaacaaattag
- the SALL1 gene encoding sal-like protein 1 isoform X2, which translates to MNDTVNNTDQVDCSDLSEHNKLDREESMDVEASSINNSSSSSKSVNNSITSSNSSTMGTSAVTTSLPHIGDLTTLGNFSVINSNVIIENLQSTKVAVAQFSQEARCNGASSTKLAVPALMEQLLALQQQQIHQLQLIEQIRHQILLLATQNTDMPTSSSPSQGTLRTSANPLSTLSSHLSQQLAAAAGLAQSLASQSASISGVKQLPPIQLPQSNPGNTLIPSNSGSSPNINILAAAVTTPSSEKVASTLGGSQLTNPPVSASSSPAFAISSLLSPASNPLLPQPTPSNSVFSSPLSNIGTPAEDLNSLTALAQQRKSKPPNVTAFEAKSNSDEAFFKHKCRFCAKVFGSDSALQIHLRSHTGERPFKCNICGNRFSTKGNLKVHFQRHKEKYPHIQMNPYPVPEHLDNIPTSTGIPYGMSIPPEKPVTSWLDSKPVLSTLTTSVGLPLPPTIPSLTPFIKTEEPQPIPISHPSASPPCSVKSDSGAADPTSKISNGLSDEVEAGALPTSNGKTEETPQNSSTITNMSSSVSSPATDSGSSGVATFTNPLMPLMSEQFKAKFPFGGLLDSTPASETSKLQQLVENIDKKATDPNECIICHRVLSCQSALKMHYRTHTGERPFKCKICGRAFTTKGNLKTHYSVHRAMPPLRVQHSCPICQKKFTNAVVLQQHIRMHMGGQIPNTPVTENYPESMESDTGSFDDKNFDDIDNFSDENMEDCPDSSVPDTPKSVDASQDSLSSSPLPLEMSSIAALENQMKMINAGLAEQLQASLKSVENGSVEGDVLTNDSSSVGGDMESQSAGSPAVSESTSSMQALSPSNSTNDYHKSPSIEEKPLRALPSEFANGLSPTPANSGALDLTSSNTDKMIKEESLSMLFPFRDRGKFKNTACDICGKTFACQSALDIHYRSHTKERPFICTVCNRGFSTKGNLKQHMLTHQMRDLPSQLFEPNSSIGPNQNSSVMPANTLSSLIKTEVNGFVHGSPQDSKEAASGLVASGPLSSATSPVLLPALPRRTPKQHYCNTCGKTFSSSSALQIHERTHTGEKPFACTICGRAFTTKGNLKVHMGTHMWNSTPARRGRRLSVDGPMTFLGGNPVKFPEMFQKDLAARSGNGDPSSFWNQYAAALSNGLAMKTNEISVIQNGGIPPAPGGLGNGGSSPISGLTGSLEKLQNSEPNAPLAGLEKMASNENGTNFRFTRFVEDNKEIVTN; encoded by the exons ATGAATGACACAGTTAATAACACAGATCAAGTAGACTGCAGTGACCTTTCAGAGCATAACAAACTTGACAGGGAAGAATCCATGGATGTGGAGGCTTCCAGCATTAACAATAGCAGTAGCAGTTCCAAGAGTGTCAACAATAGTATTACAAGCAGTAACAGCTCCACAATGGGTACCTCAGCTGTAACAACCTCTCTACCTCACATAGGGGATCTGACAACACTAGGCAACTTTTCAGTGATAAATAGTAATGTAATAATTGAAAACCTGCAGAGTACTAAAGTGGCAGTAGCACAGTTCTCACAGGAGGCAAGATGTAACGGGGCATCGAGCACTAAActtgctgtccctgccctgatGGAGCAACTGTTGgcattgcagcagcagcagatccaTCAGTTGCAACTGATTGAACAAATTCGTCACCAAATATTATTGTTGGCTACCCAAAATACAGACATGCCAACATCTTCTAGCCCTTCTCAAGGTACTTTACGAACATCTGCCAACCCCTTGTCCACATTAAGTTCCCATTTATCCCagcagctggctgcagcagctggattAGCACAAAGCCTTGCTAGTCAATCTGCCAGCATCAGTGGTGTGAAACAGCTACCCCCTATACAGCTACCTCAGAGCAACCCTGGCAACACTCTAATTCCATCCAATAGTGGCTCTTCTCCAAATATTAACATATTGGCAGCAGCAGTTACAACACCGTCCTCAGAAAAAGTGGCTTCAACTCTTGGTGGCTCACAGCTCACCAACCCACCAGTATCAGCATCATCTTCACCAGCTTTTGCAATAAGCAGTTTATTAAGTCCTGCATCTAATCCACTTCTACCTCAGCCCACCCCTAGTAACTCTGTTTTCTCCAGTCCCTTGTCCAATATTGGAACACCTGCAGAGGATTTAAACTCCTTGACTGCCTTGgcacagcaaagaaaaagcaagcCACCAAATGTAACTGCATTTGAAGCAAAAAGTAATTCAGATGAGGCATTCTTTAAGCATAAATGCAGGTTCTGTGCTAAAGTGTTTGGGAGTGACAGTGCCTTGCAGATTCATTTGCGTTCTCACACTGGCGAGAGGCCATTTAAATGCAACATATGTGGAAACAGGTTCTCCACAAAGGGAAACTTAAAAGTCCACTTTCAGCGTCACAAAGAAAAATACCCCCATATTCAAATGAATCCGTACCCGGTGCCAGAGCATTTGGACAATATTCCTACAAGCACGGGTATTCCTTATGGGATGTCTATACCGCCAGAGAAACCTGTCACGAGCTGGCTGGACAGCAAGCCAGTCCTCTCCACCCTAACAACTTCTGTTGGCCTACCACTCCCACCAACAATTCCAAGCTTGACCCCATTCATCAAAACTGAGGAGCCTCAGCCGATTCCCATTAGCCATCCTTCTGCtagccctccctgctctgtcaaGAGTGACTCGGGAGCAGCTGATCCCACATCAAAAATTTCCAATGGACTTTCTGATGAGGTAGAGGCTGGTGCGTTGCCTACCTCAAATGGCAAAACGGAAGAAACCCCTCAAAATTCAAGCACCATCACTAACATGAGCAGCTCTGTGAGCTCCCCGGCAACAGACTCGGGCTCCAGCGGTGTCGCCACTTTTACAAATCCACTGATGCCTCTTATGTCAGAGCAATTTAAGGCAAAGTTTCCATTTGGAGGACTATTGGATTCAACGCCAGCATCTGAAACATCAAAATTGCAGCAACTTGTAGAAAACATTGACAAAAAGGCAACTGATCCTAATGAGTGCATCATTTGCCATAGAGTTCTCAGTTGCCAGAGCGCACTGAAAATGCATTATCGCACCCATACTGGAGAGAGGCCGTTCAAATGTAAAATCTGTGGTCGTGCTTTCACTACTAAGGGCAACTTAAAGACTCACTACAGTGTCCATCGTGCCATGCCCCCACTGAGAGTGCAACATTCCTGCCCAATCTGCCAGAAAAAATTCACCAATGCCGTTGTGCTACAGCAGCATATCCGAATGCACATGGGAGGGCAGATCCCCAACACCCCGGTGACAGAAAACTATCCTGAGTCAATGGAATCAGATACAGGATCTTTTGATGATAAGAATTTTGATGATATAGACAACTTCTCAGATGAGAATATGGAAGACTGTCCTGACAGCAGCGTGCCAGATACACCTAAATCTGTAGATGCATCACAAGACAGCTTGtcttcttcccctctgccccTGGAAATGTCAAGTATTGCTGCTCTGGAAAATCAGATGAAGATGATCAATGCCGGCCTTGCTGAACAACTTCAGGCAAGCCTGAAGTCAGTAGAAAATGGGTCAGTGGAAGGGGACGTTTTAACTAACGATTCGTCGTCTGTCGGTGGCGATATGGAAAGCCAAAGTGCTGGAAGCCCTGCGGTCTCAGAGTCTACCTCTTCcatgcaggccttgtccccatcCAACAGCACTAATGATTACCACAAGTCACCAAGTATTGAAGAGAAACCATTAAGAGCTTTACCAAGTGAGTTTGCCAACGGTTTGTCTCCAACCCCTGCTAACAGTGGTGCTTTGGACTTGACGTCTAGTAACACTGATAAAATGATTAAAGAAGAGTCCCTGAGTATGCTCTTTCCTTTCAGAGATAGAGGTAAATTTAAAAACACTGCATGTGACATTTGTGGCAAAACATTTGCTTGTCAGAGTGCCTTGGACATTCATTACAGAAGTCATaccaaagagagaccatttatTTGCACAGTTTGCAATCGTGGCTTTTCCACAAAGGGTAATTTGAAGCAGCATATGTTGACACATCAAATGCGAGATCTGCCATCACAGCTTTTTGAGCCCAACTCCAGCATCGGCCCCAATCAGAACTCTTCGGTGATGCCCGCTAACACTCTGTCATCGCTCATAAAGACCGAGGTCAATGGCTTTGTGCATGGCTCTCCTCAGGACAGCAAAGAAGCAGCCTCTGGTCTAGTTGCTTCGGGGCCACTGTCCTCTGCCACgtcccctgtgctgctccctgctctccccagaAGAACTCCAAAACAGCACTACTGCAACACGTGTGGGAAAACGTTTTCTTCTTCCAGTGCTCTGCAGATCCACGAAAGGACGCACACTGGTGAGAAACCTTTTGCCTGCACTATATGTGGAAGAGCATTCACAACAAAAGGCAATCTGAAG GTTCACATGGGCACTCATATGTGGAACAGTACTCCTGCAAGACGAGGCAGACGACTTTCTGTAGATGGCCCCATGACATTCCTAGGAGGCAATCCTGTAAAGTTCCCAGAAATGTTTCAGAAGGATTTGGCTGCGCGGTCAGGGAATGGAGACCCCTCCAGCTTCTGGAACCAGTATGCAGCTGCACTCTCCAATGGCTTGGCCATGAAGACCAACGAGATCTCGGTCATCCAGAATGGGGGCATCCCTCCAGCACCAGGGGGCCTGGGCAACGGTGGCAGCTCTCCCATCAGTGGCTTGACAGGAAGCCTGGAGAAGCTCCAGAATTCAGAACCCAACGCACCTCTAGCTGGTCTGGAGAAAATGGCAAGCAATGAAAATGGGACTAACTTCCGTTTCACGCGTTTCGTGGAGGACAACAAAGAAATTGTaacaaattag